In Oryzias melastigma strain HK-1 linkage group LG18, ASM292280v2, whole genome shotgun sequence, one DNA window encodes the following:
- the per1b gene encoding period circadian protein homolog 1b (The sequence of the model RefSeq protein was modified relative to this genomic sequence to represent the inferred CDS: added 169 bases not found in genome assembly): MSYDGCTSTPSSSTQGRVSGAHREDQDPQGLSGQNADQPGPHASPQEPSSGDDGGGQRGPSSDEMEGMSSGNDSGERESHPRSCGHQSSRSSHSSSNGKDSGMMLETTESNKSSNSQSLSPPGGSLAYSLLSTSSEHDPPSTSGCSSDQSARLQTQKELMKAIKELKLRLPAERKAKGHSSTLSALKYALQCVRQVRANKEYYHQWSVEECHGCSLDLSAFTVEELDNITSEYTLKNTDTFSMAVSFLSGKVVYVSPQGSSLLRCKPECLQGTIFSELLAPQDVSTFYSSTAPCRLPPWASCIGSASPPADCTQEKSMFCRISADRVQGGELRYYTFRLTPYQLTLRDSDAAEPQPCCLLIAERVHSGYEAPRIPPDKRIFTTSHTPSCLFQEVDERAVPLLGYLPQDLVGTPILLYIHPEDRPTMVAIHEKIFQFAGQPFDYSPLRMCARNGEYLTIDTSWSSFVNPWSRKVAFVIGRHKVRTSPLNEDVFAPQPGYETQVTTPDIVQLSEQIHRVLVQPVHSSSSQGYSSLGSSGSRGSRRSQQHHHSASATSSSDSNGPAMEEAAVASYKPMTFQQICKDVHMVKTNGQQVFIESRNRPPPRKHAGTGATRAVNSDPIRELIADVTQPRKALVPAQLVQKEATTGYSYQQINCLDSIVRYLESCNIPNTVKRKCGSSSCTASSTSDDDKQPDAGCSNKGGSVNLVGEPPPLPPLTMAAKAESVASVTSQCSFSSTIVHVGDKKPPESDIVMEDAPIVLAPPPPPPPPPRILTPSTVTTSTFTSVPPASTAVTPSVPTSQTVQPERESWRGGGGGGGGGSRFGLTKEVLSAHTQQEEQAFLDRFKDLSKLRVFDQTASLAARCHVPAALPRGVRCSRDYPAAGGSSAHRRGRGGKRLKHQESSEPHASPGARGNRQDSRVGAAPMPISMGVGAAANSSSWPSAGSQASMPPAPFAPGMFPIYPIYPPMAQPLTDLSRFPPTPTVPPMMALVMPNYMFPQMGGPMPQPGLPPGQFYNPNYTFISPPPAPAPTVFNPMPMQGNYPPSHSSTAESCTPADRDGADSPLFHSRCSSPLNLLQLEESPSNRLEVATALAASQQATPSAQGSVPAGGQSSANQRSSDDTSKENGEANESNQDAMSTSSDLLDLLLQEDSRSGTGSAASGSGSSGTRSSGSGSGSNGCSSSGTSGTSSSQGSHTSKYFGSIDSSENDHSRKQPAGGGGGGAGSSSAGGDGGEEQFIKCVLQDPIWLLMANTDEKVMMTYQLPVRDMETVLREDREALRNLQKHQPRFTDEQKKELSQVHPWIRTGRLPRAINISGCAGCKCPPAVPTDAPFDVEIHEMELCTVLKAQEESFKKNADEEDEEEEEEKEAKAQDSNQAAAAEEQSLRSETLAGET; this comes from the exons ATGAGTTATGATGGCTGCACGTCAACGCCCAGCAGCAGCACTCAGGGGAGAGTGTCGGGGGCCCACCGCGAAGACCAGGACCCACAGGGCCTGAGCGGGCAGAACGCCGACCAGCCGGGGCCCCACGCCTCGCCACAGGAGCCGAGCAGCGGAGACGATGGCGGGGGTCAAAGGGGACCTAGTTCGGACGAGATGGAGGGCATGTCCAGCGGGAACGACTCCGGCGAGCGGGAGAGTCACCCGCGATCCTGCGGACACCAGTCCTCACGGAGCTCCCACAGCTCCTCCAACGGGAAGGACTCCGGGATGATGCTGGAGACCACGGAGAGCAACAAGAG CTCCAACTCCCAAAGCCTGTCCCCCCCTGGGGGCTCTCTGGCCTACAGCCTGCTGTCCACCAGCTCCGAGCACGACCCCCCCTCCACGTCTGGCTGCAGCAGCGACCAGTCGGCGAGGCTGCAGACGCAGAAGGAGCTGATGAAGGCCATCAAGgagctgaagctccgcctgccggcCGAGCGCAAAGCCAAAGGCCACTCCAGCACTCTGAGCGCGCTCAAATACGCTCTCCAGTGCGTCCGACAAGTCCGAG CCAACAAGGAGTACTACCACCAGTGGAGTGTGGAGGAGTGTCATGGCTGCAGCCTGGACTTGTCTGCCTTCACGGTTGAAGAGCTGGACAACATCACGTCAGAGTACACCCTAAAAAACACG GACACCTTCTCCATGGCCGTGTCCTTCCTGTCAGGGAAAGTCGTCTACGTGTCGCCGCAGGGCTCGTCCCTGCTGCGCTGCAAGCCCGAGTGTCTCCAGGGGACCATTTTTTCAGAGCTCCTGGCACCCCAAGACGTCAGCACCTTCTACAGCAGCACGGCGCCCTGCCGCCTGCCCCCCTGGGCATCTTGCATCGGCTCAG CCTCCCCTCCCGCCGACTGCACCCAGGAGAAGTCCATGTTCTGTCGCATCAGCGCCGACCGCGTGCAGGGCGGCGAGTTGCGCTACTACACGTTCCGCCTGACGCCGTACCAGCTCACCCTCCGAGACTCGGACGCCGCAGAGCCGCAGCCCTGCTGCCTGCTCATCGCGGAGAGAGTCCACTCGGGATATGAAG CCCCCCGGATCCCCCCGGACAAGAGGATCTTCACCACCAGCCACACTCCCAGCTGCCTCTTCCAGGAAGTTGATGAGAG AGCCGTGCCACTGTTAGGTTACCTGCCCCAGGACCTGGTGGGGACCCCCATACTGCTCTACATCCACCCAGAGGACCGGCCCACAATGGTCGCCATCCACGAAAAGA TCTTTCAGTTCGCAGGGCAGCCCTTCGACTATTCACCTTTGCGGATGTGCGCCCGCAACGGGGAGTATCTGACCATCGACACCAGCTGGTCTTCATTCGTCAACCCCTGGAGCAGGAAGGTGGCGTTTGTCATCGGACGCCACAAAGTCAGAAC GAGTCCTCTGAATGAAGACGTGTTCGCGCCGCAGCCAGGCTACGAGACTCAGGTCACCACGCCGGACATCGTCCAGCTCAGCGAGCAGATCCACCGCGTCCTGGTGCAGCCGGTGCACAGCAGCAGCTCCCAAGGCTACAGCTCGCTGGGCTCCAGCGGCTCGCGCGGTTCCCGCCGCTCCCAACAGCACCACCACAGTGCCTCCGCAACGTCGTCCAGCGACAGCAACGGCCCCGCTATGGAGGAAGCCGCAGTCGCCTCGTACAAACCC ATGACCTTCCAGCAGATCTGCAAGGACGTCCACATGGTCAAGACCAACGGGCAGCAAGTCTTCATCGAGTCCCGTAACCGGCCTCCACCCCGAAAACACGCTGGCACAG GCGCAACAAGAGCTGTCAACAGCGACCCGATCAGAGAGCTGATCGCAGACGTGACGCAACCACGCAAAGCTTTGGTCCCCGCACAGCTGGTGCAGAAGGAGGCCACCACGGGGTACTCCTACCAGCAGATCAACTGCCTGGACAGCATAGTCAG GTACCTGGAGAGCTGTAACATTCCCAACACCGTCAAAAGGAAGTgcggctcctcctcctgcaccgCCTCCTCCACGTCCGACGACGACAAACAGCCGGACGCCGGCTGCAGCAACAAAG GTGGTTCAGTAAACCTTGTAGGTGAACCAcctcctctgcctcctctgACCATGGCGGCCAAGGCAGAGAGTGTAGCCTCAGTTACGTCTCAGTGTAGCTTCAGCAGCACCATCGTCCATGTAGGAGACAAGAAACCTCCCGAGTCAG ATATAGTCATGGAGGATGCTCCTATAgttctggctcctcctcctcctcctcctccccctcctcgtATACTGACTCCTTCCACCGTCACCACCTCCACCTTCACATCCGTGCCCCCCGCCAGCACCGCCGTGACCCCGTCTGTCCCGACCTCACAGACTGTACAGCCAGAAAGGGAGAGCTGgagaggcggcggcggcggtggggGAGGCGGCAGCCGCTTTGGGCTGACCAAAGAGGTGCTGTCGGCTCACacccagcaggaggagcaggcgTTCCTCGACCGCTTTAAGGACCTGAGTAAGCTGCGGGTGTTTGATCAGACGGCGTCTTTGGCGGCGCGCTGCCATGTCCCCGCCGCTCTGCCGAGAG GCGTGCGCTGCTCTCGGGATTACCCCGCCGCAGGAGGCAGTAGCGCCCACCGACGGGGGCGGGGTGGAAAGCGGCTAAAGCACCAGGAGTCGTCAGAGCCGCACGCCTCCCCGGGCGCCAGGGGAAACCGCCAGGACAGCCGAGTCGGCGCCGCCCCCATGCCAATCTCCATGGGGGTGGGGGCCGCTgcaaactcctcctcctggcCCTCCGCCGGCTCCCAGGCCAGCATGCCCCCCGCCCCCTTCGCCCCGGGAATGTTCCCTATCTACCCCATCTACCCGCCGATGGCGCAGCCCCTCACGGATCTGTCTCGCTTTCCCCCCACCCCGACGGTCCCCCCGATGATGGCTCTCGTCATGCCCAATTACATGTTCCCCCAGATGGGGGGTCCGATGCCTCAGCCCGGTCTGCCCCCAGGACAGTTCTACAACCCCAACTACACGTTT AGCTGGAGGAGTCGCCAAGCAACCGGCTCGAGGTCGCCACGGCGCTGGCCGCCTCCCAGCAAGCCACGCCCTCCGCGCAGGGCAGCGTGCCAGCCGGGGGCCAGAGCTCGGCCAATCAGAGAAGCTCCGACGACACTTCCAAGGAGAAC GGTGAGGCCAACGAGTCCAACCAGGACGCCATGTCCACCTCCAGCGACCTCCTggacctgctgctgcaggaagaCTCCCGGTCCGGCACCGGCTCTGCCGCCTCCGGATCCGGCTCCTCCGGCACCAGATCTTCAGGTTCTGGTTCCGGCTCCAACGGCTGCAGCTCGTCTGGAACCAGCGGCACCA GCAGCAGCCAGGGAAGCCACACCAGCAAGTACTTCGGCAGCATCGACTCCTCGGAGAACGACCACTCCCGCAAGCAGCCAGCAgggggcggcggcggcggtgccGGCAGCAGCAGCGCCGGAGGAGACGGCGGGGAAGAGCAGTTCATCAAGTGTGTGCTGCAGGATCCCATCTGGCTGCTGATGGCCAACACCGACGAAAAGGTCATGATGACGTACCAGCTGCCCGTCAG GGACATGGAGACGGTGCTGCGGGAGGACCGTGAAGCCTTGAGGAACCTGCAGAAACATCAGCCTCGCTTCACAGACGAGCAGAAGAAAGAGCTGAGTCAGGTCCACCCCTGGATCCGGACAGGCCGCCTCCCCCGAGCCATCAACATATCG GGCTGCGCCGGCTGCAAGTGTCCGCCGGCGGTGCCGACCGACGCCCCCTTCGACGTGGAGATCCACGAGATGGAGCTGTGCACCGTGCTGAAGGCTCAGGAGGAGAGCTTCAAGAAGAACGCTgacgaggaggacgaggaggaagaggaggagaaggaggccAAAGCGCAGGACAGTAATCAAGCTGCAGCCGCAGAGGAGCAGAGTTTGAGATCCGAAACGTTGGCGGGAGAGACTTAA